In Bacteriovorax sp. Seq25_V, the following are encoded in one genomic region:
- a CDS encoding DUF2452 domain-containing protein, giving the protein MKKNEETREIDVDKIDLDRLKTQVAALPSILQYAHDRGSALINPEDIGKQKSRAIAAMQEQTKREFKQIVDQMAPLMEQMELLKKRVYMSEIIYQAHIPFDPIIGQSYFVYNKEDGNTVLSMISPSEWGKSMPFKSYEGRVKLLSDHTWEVED; this is encoded by the coding sequence ATGAAAAAAAATGAAGAAACAAGAGAAATAGACGTCGATAAAATTGACCTAGACAGGCTAAAGACACAAGTTGCGGCACTGCCTTCGATCCTCCAGTACGCCCATGATCGCGGTTCAGCATTGATAAACCCAGAAGATATCGGCAAGCAGAAGTCTCGTGCCATCGCGGCCATGCAAGAGCAGACCAAGCGCGAATTTAAGCAAATCGTCGATCAGATGGCGCCTTTAATGGAGCAAATGGAGCTTTTGAAAAAACGTGTTTATATGTCAGAGATTATCTATCAGGCGCACATTCCTTTTGATCCAATTATTGGCCAATCATACTTTGTTTACAACAAGGAAGATGGAAATACTGTCCTATCAATGATTTCACCTTCAGAATGGGGAAAGTCAATGCCATTTAAAAGCTATGAAGGACGTGTTAAACTTTTAAGTGATCATACATGGGAAGTTGAGGATTAA
- a CDS encoding TraR/DksA C4-type zinc finger protein codes for MTRANSYLSEEQIKNLKDKLLADKERILNKNSSKDQYCMDKNELFDPVDEASINAQTSQEIRFKNRENFYLKKINKTLLKIDRSEFGLCDDCDAEIGYDRLNARPTAELCINCKEEAELEENNNFFKKKSKSLGKTIQELGKR; via the coding sequence ATGACAAGAGCAAACTCTTATCTGTCCGAGGAACAAATTAAAAACCTTAAGGACAAGCTTCTTGCTGATAAGGAAAGAATCCTGAATAAGAATTCTTCTAAAGATCAGTACTGTATGGACAAGAATGAACTTTTCGACCCAGTCGATGAGGCTTCTATCAACGCACAAACTTCTCAAGAAATCAGATTTAAAAACAGAGAGAATTTCTATCTCAAAAAAATTAATAAAACTCTTCTTAAAATTGACCGTAGCGAATTTGGGCTATGTGATGACTGTGATGCAGAGATCGGTTATGACAGGCTTAATGCACGTCCGACAGCGGAACTTTGTATCAACTGTAAAGAAGAAGCTGAGCTTGAGGAGAATAATAACTTCTTTAAGAAGAAGTCAAAATCTCTTGGAAAAACAATTCAAGAACTTGGAAAAAGATAA
- a CDS encoding 7-carboxy-7-deazaguanine synthase QueE, producing MDKKYLINSIYRATEGEGVHLGTPQVFVRFQGCAIGCINCDSMDTWEFAGDMLSLEDIWEKLVEETYNLKIKRVSITGGDPLHPKHEPQVLELAGFLKEKGFFVNIEAAGSRVVHTIFDLIDFISFDFKTPSTGVKTRVSNIVTLNKQYPGKFQIKAVIADERDFLATYDAYNEVLAQSESMDFPWVLTPCYEPEEEFPMERFQNILAMNEKYGSLFRVIGQQHKWVFGADKKQV from the coding sequence ATGGATAAGAAGTATCTTATAAACTCCATTTATCGTGCGACTGAAGGCGAAGGTGTTCACCTTGGAACTCCTCAGGTTTTCGTGCGTTTTCAAGGCTGTGCTATTGGTTGCATTAACTGCGACTCAATGGATACATGGGAGTTTGCTGGTGATATGTTATCACTTGAAGATATTTGGGAAAAGCTTGTCGAAGAAACATATAACTTAAAAATAAAACGTGTTTCTATAACAGGAGGAGACCCTCTTCATCCAAAACATGAGCCACAAGTTTTAGAGCTTGCAGGTTTTTTAAAAGAGAAAGGTTTCTTTGTTAATATTGAAGCTGCTGGTTCAAGAGTTGTTCATACAATTTTTGATTTAATCGATTTTATTAGTTTTGATTTTAAGACACCATCTACAGGAGTTAAGACTAGAGTTTCAAATATTGTCACACTTAATAAACAGTATCCTGGAAAATTTCAAATAAAGGCCGTCATTGCTGATGAAAGAGATTTTTTGGCGACATATGATGCTTATAATGAAGTTCTCGCACAAAGTGAATCAATGGATTTTCCTTGGGTTCTTACTCCATGCTACGAGCCTGAAGAAGAATTTCCAATGGAGAGATTTCAAAATATTTTGGCGATGAATGAAAAATACGGAAGCCTTTTTCGTGTTATCGGCCAACAACATAAGTGGGTATTTGGAGCTGACAAAAAGCAGGTTTAA
- a CDS encoding kelch repeat-containing protein, whose protein sequence is MNFKSFILATVLCSGLSVQAAKMVFLVEDSKGKHIGLSTNQKDYTILESDKEWNLYPSISSDGQKVTFVKGSDQDSLVLTVKNLSLGTDSTYTDKSFILQPKFSKQDSMIFFSMKSKIGFINTTDKNQNITYINEELPSYFPVPFQSGEVLIYQRNNTEKEIVIFDILNNDKKVIGKGMSPSLSKDEKYIAYTSKENDNWDIHIYDRFTKQTIKVTTHQDRDFSPSFDAKGNLLYTSDRLENGVFSIYTQSFKSWSEGLNQEVLLISKPGTSFYAPQVSGNINIEIEQLPKLIGEPRSSFGTIELNGKVYVAGGHQGAEHTYPPESFTGRVTAYDLKTKTWTNMAPRIYPSHGFQLAAYKHYIYAFGGFAYEETTLPKWKSLSVVERYNTLTNTWEEISEMPRKRSSNTVSRIGNKVYLLGGWDSTPKFKDDIDGTFHDEIDVYDLEKNTWETLEVKLPLKRRAFNSFVKNGKIHLVGGISEGGSHFALLDNFTVFDPKTKTFSELPKLPFATFAPASGTIGDTAFVFGGMFKLSQWEYEYIPHIYEYDFTKKHWIHSGRYLKEYKGFSQVVKLGDCLGVLGGHSYQGNQDKPVDTFEKVCLK, encoded by the coding sequence ATGAATTTTAAATCATTCATTCTTGCTACAGTTCTATGTTCTGGCCTGAGTGTCCAGGCAGCAAAAATGGTTTTTCTTGTAGAAGATTCAAAAGGCAAACATATTGGTCTATCTACAAATCAAAAAGATTACACCATTCTTGAAAGTGATAAAGAATGGAATCTATATCCGAGTATCTCAAGTGATGGACAAAAAGTCACTTTCGTAAAAGGTAGTGATCAAGACTCACTAGTTCTTACGGTGAAGAACTTAAGTCTAGGAACTGACTCTACTTACACGGACAAGAGCTTTATTCTACAACCAAAGTTTTCAAAGCAAGACTCGATGATTTTCTTTTCAATGAAGTCAAAAATCGGTTTTATAAATACAACTGATAAGAATCAAAATATCACATATATTAATGAAGAACTTCCTTCTTACTTCCCTGTTCCATTTCAAAGTGGAGAGGTCCTTATCTATCAAAGAAATAATACAGAAAAAGAAATTGTTATTTTTGATATTCTAAATAATGACAAGAAAGTTATTGGGAAAGGAATGTCACCGTCACTTTCTAAAGATGAAAAGTACATTGCTTATACTTCTAAAGAAAATGATAACTGGGACATTCATATCTATGATCGCTTTACCAAACAAACGATAAAAGTAACTACTCACCAAGACAGAGATTTTTCACCATCATTTGATGCAAAAGGAAATCTACTTTATACCTCAGATCGTCTTGAAAATGGTGTTTTCTCAATCTACACACAATCCTTCAAATCATGGTCAGAAGGGCTAAACCAGGAAGTTCTTCTAATTTCTAAACCAGGAACTAGTTTCTATGCACCTCAGGTTTCGGGGAATATCAATATTGAGATTGAGCAGCTTCCAAAATTAATTGGCGAACCAAGATCATCATTTGGAACAATAGAACTAAACGGAAAAGTATATGTAGCAGGTGGTCACCAGGGTGCTGAGCACACATACCCACCAGAGTCATTTACAGGACGAGTGACTGCATATGATCTAAAAACTAAGACTTGGACGAATATGGCGCCAAGAATTTATCCTTCGCACGGATTTCAGTTAGCGGCCTATAAGCACTATATTTATGCTTTTGGAGGATTTGCTTACGAAGAAACAACTCTTCCGAAGTGGAAATCGCTTTCAGTAGTTGAAAGATATAATACACTTACAAATACATGGGAAGAAATCTCTGAGATGCCAAGAAAAAGATCTTCCAATACCGTATCAAGAATTGGGAATAAAGTTTATCTACTTGGAGGATGGGACTCTACACCAAAGTTTAAAGATGATATTGATGGAACATTCCACGATGAGATTGATGTATACGATCTTGAAAAGAATACTTGGGAAACTCTTGAAGTAAAACTTCCACTTAAGAGAAGAGCATTTAACTCTTTTGTAAAAAATGGAAAGATTCACTTAGTTGGTGGAATCTCAGAGGGCGGAAGTCATTTCGCGCTTCTTGATAACTTCACTGTTTTTGATCCTAAGACCAAAACTTTTTCAGAGCTTCCAAAACTACCATTTGCAACATTCGCCCCTGCGAGTGGAACAATTGGAGATACGGCATTTGTGTTTGGAGGGATGTTTAAGCTAAGCCAGTGGGAATATGAATATATTCCACATATCTATGAATATGATTTTACTAAGAAGCACTGGATACACAGTGGTAGGTACTTAAAAGAATATAAAGGCTTCTCACAAGTTGTAAAACTTGGAGATTGTCTTGGTGTTCTTGGCGGGCATAGCTATCAAGGAAATCAGGATAAGCCTGTTGATACTTTTGAAAAGGTTTGTCTAAAATAA